A part of Brassica rapa cultivar Chiifu-401-42 chromosome A05, CAAS_Brap_v3.01, whole genome shotgun sequence genomic DNA contains:
- the LOC117134394 gene encoding glutathione S-transferase T3, with protein MNPLNQHSQSYGYMGLLQRQQSGALHENSPYESFHSEASDFPQFSSQQGEAPTPPSDTPIGTFWERVGDYFLAALLSGDGRQSSEHLHYKQRWHKINEQTNKFCGAYAAAERQLRSGMNDNDVLKVAHDIFYSDHQTKFTLEHAWCVLRHEQKWLSLNTTKASASSKRKPVETDSQTSPINVGDEEVRPEVVKAAKAKRSNAKGKSVADITTVWEMRKDDLDRKEKLSKLAILDTLLAKTQPLTAAEEEAKNKLLAQYI; from the exons ATGAATCCATTGAATCAGCATAGTCAGTCCTATGGCTATATGGGTCTTCTTCAACGTCAACAGAGCGGTGCTCTGCATGAAAACTCTCCTTATGAGAGTTTTCATTccgaagcttctgacttccctCAATTCAGTTCTCAACAAGGCGAGGCTCCAACTCCACCTTCTGATACACCC ATTGGGACGTTCTGGGAGCGAGTAGGAGATTATTTCTTAGCAGCACTACTTAGTGGAGATGGTCGTCAGAGTAGTGAACATCTCCACTATAAACAGAGGTGGCACAAGATCAATGAGCAAACTAACAAGTTCTGTGGTGCATATGCGGCTGCGGAGAGGCAACTAAGGAGTGGTATGAATGATAACGATGTTCTTAAGGTGGCGCATGACATCTTCTATTCTGATCACCAAACGAAATTTACACTTGAGCATGCTTGGTGTGTGTTGAGGCATGAACAGAAATGGCTTAGCCTCAACACCACTAAAGCTTCTGCAAGTTCAAAGAGGAAACCCGTTGAAACAGACTCCCAAACTTCCCCAATCAATGTTGGTGATGAAGAGGTACGACCGGAAGTGGTAAAGGCAGCAAAAGCGAAGAGGAGTAATGCAAAGGGGAAGTCTGTTGCTGATATAACCACGGTCTGGGAGATGAGAAAGGACGATTTGGACAGGAAAGAGAAACTGTCAAAGCTTGCAATCTTAGACACTCTCCTTGCGAAAACCCAACCACTAACTGCggctgaagaagaagccaagaACAAGCTGCTCGCGCAATATATCTAG
- the LOC117133955 gene encoding uncharacterized protein LOC117133955: MCLNRRADPGYESGAWEFVRCVGADLRESELIICPCIDCRNVARHSASVIVDHLVTRGMDLSYKMREDWYHHGEVMSGTDSRSNGSEKRNEILGLYQADAFDDEEFLRHGDLSEVAEGEDKAEDEFLAKLADAETPLYPSCANHSKLSAIVSLFRIKTQSGWSDRSFDLLLETLPQMLPEDNVLHTSLYEVKRFLRSFDMGYEKIHACVNDCCLFRKEFEKLDKCPKCNASRWKINLRTGDVKKGIPQKVLRYFPIIPRLKRMFRSEDMSKDLRWHFTNKSTDGKSRHPVDSVTWNQMNNRYPSFAAEERNLRLGLSTDGFNPFNMKNVNYSCWPVLLVIYNMSPEKCMKEENIMLSLLIPGPSQPGNNIDVYLEPLIEDLNHLWEKGESTYDAVNHTTFTLRAMLLWTIQDFPAYGNLAGCKVKGKMGCPVCGKNTDSMWLSNCRKHVYMSHRKGLPPTHPYRGKKAWFDGKAEHGKKGRILSGHNISHILRNYKNDFGNVKVIGRKRKINETVGSDSNTDDESSDSEEEEEAVDEEELSRWKKRSIFFKLPYWEVCF, translated from the coding sequence ATGTGTCTAAACCGAAGAGCTGATCCTGGTTATGAGAGTGGTGCGTGGGAATTTGTGAGGTGTGTTGGTGCAGATTTGCGAGAGTCTGAGTTGATCATTTGCCCATGTATTGATTGTCGCAACGTAGCTCGTCACTCAGCCAGTGTTATTGTGGATCATCTAGTAACAAGAGGAATGGATTTGAGTTACAAGATGAGGGAGGATTGGTATCACCATGGAGAAGTAATGTCAGGGACTGACAGTAGAAGCAATGGAAGTGAGAAGAGGAATGAGATTTTAGGGTTATACCAAGCAGATGCCTTTGATGATGAAGAGTTTCTTAGGCATGGTGACTTAAGTGAGGTTGCTGAAGGTGAAGATAAGGCAGAAGATGAGTTTCTTGCTAAGCTAGCCGATGCAGAAACACCTCTGTATCCAAGTTGTGCTAACCACAGCAAGCTCTCTGCAATTGTTTCACTCTTTAGGATAAAGACACAGAGTGGTTGGTCTGATAGAAGCTTCGATCTGCTGCTTGAGACTTTGCCACAGATGCTACCCGAGGATAATGTCTTGCACACGTCCTTGTACGAAGTGAAGAGGTTTTTGAGATCTTTTGATATGGGTTATGAGAAGATACACGCCTGTGTGAATGACTGCTGTCTATTCAGAAAGGAGTTTGAGAAGCTAGACAAATGTCCGAAATGCAATGCTTCAAGATGGAAGATTAACTTGCGCACAGGTGATGTGAAGAAAGGTATTCCACAGAAAGTTCTAAGGTATTTTCCCATAATCCCACGGCTGAAGAGGATGTTCAGGTCAGAGGACATGTCAAAGGACTTGAGGTGGCATTTTACTAATAAGAGCACTGATGGAAAAAGCAGACATCCGGTTGATTCTGTTACTTGGAATCAAATGAATAACAGATACCCTTCATTTGCCGCTGAAGAAAGAAATCTTCGGCTTGGGCTGTCCACAGATGGGTTCAATCCTTTCAATATGAAGAATGTGAACTACAGCTGTTGGCCTGTTTTGCTTGTCATTTACAACATGTCACCTGAAAAGTGTATGAAGGAGGAGAACATCATGTTGTCGTTGCTGATTCCTGGTCCAAGCCAACCTGGTAACAATATTGATGTGTACTTAGAACCGCTTATAGAGGATCTAAACCACCTGTGGGAAAAAGGAGAGTCAACGTATGATGCAGTCAACCACACCACTTTCACATTAAGAGCTATGCTTCTCTGGACTATTCaggattttccagcatatgggaATCTTGCAGGCTGCAAAGTAAAGGGAAAAATGGGTTGTCCTGTGTGTGGAAAAAACACAGACAGTATGTGGTTGAGTAACTGCAGGAAGCACGTTTATATGTCCCATCGGAAAGGTCTTCCTCCCACACATCCTTATAGAGGAAAGAAAGCATGGTTTGATGGGAAAGCAGAGCATGGGAAAAAGGGTAGAATTCTGAGTGGTCATAACATAAGCCATATACTTAGAAATTACAAGAATGATTTTGGAAATGTGAAAGTAATTGGTAGGAAGAGGAAGATTAATGAGACGGTTGGATCAGACTCCAATACGGATGATGAATCCAGTGAttcagaggaagaggaagaagcagTTGATGAGGAAGAGCTATCTAGATGGAAGAAGCGGTCAATCTTTTTCAAGTTGCCTTATTGGGAAGTATGTTTCTAA
- the LOC103869605 gene encoding putative F-box/LRR-repeat protein At3g18150 produces the protein MADVRRIKGAVDLISNFPDEILQHILCFIPIKVAIKTSLLSKRWRHVWCDIPSLTLDVDSLTAASVTETLTHYTAPKTKIFFLKATKREDIPHIDQWIKCAMSHNVENLSLDFPRPYYEEYKPFLDLGSSFCEGYKLPGFFYNSSSFKQLNIKLSLFGTMVSECSVSWTSLQKLSLSRFRLSDEFMAKILSGCPVLENLTLYHIRELKVLDLRKSLLLRTLEVKRNGWVQGLTQIVAPHVHCLKLLNSQLPCTLVDVSSLTKAKLDICHVSMNPHLTADFLQVMALKMLEKFQNAEKLSFGGNFILILSLAEIRGVPFPMLKVKSLILDTVICQYVIPGIERLLPLQEISVLIAPGKRYHIVFIAFRRTP, from the exons ATGGCCGACGTCAGGAGGATCAAAGGAGCTGTTGACTTGATCAGCAATTTCCCAGATGAGATCCTCCAACACATACTCTGCTTTATTCCGATCAAAGTAGCCATCAAAACTTCCCTCTTGTCTAAACGATGGAGGCATGTATGGTGCGATATACCTTCTCTCACCTTAGATGTGGATTCACTGACTGCCGCTTCCGTTACCGAAACCCTAACTCACTATACAGCTCCCAAGACGAAGATTTTTTTCCTCAAAGCCACCAAGAGGGAGGACATTCCCCACATCGATCAGTGGATCAAATGCGCCATGTCACACAACGTTGAGAATCTGTCCCTCGATTTCCCTCGTCCTTATTATGAAGAGTATAAGCCGTTCCTGGATTTAGGTAGTTCTTTTTGTGAAGGTTATAAGCTTCCAGGTTTCTTCTACAACAGTTCTTCTTTCAAGCAACTCAATATTAAGTTAAGCTTGTTCGGTACGATGGTTTCCGAGTGCTCGGTATCTTGGACATCCTTGCAGAAGTTATCCTTGAGTCGTTTTAGACTCTCTGATGAATTCATGGCCAAGATTCTGTCCGGTTGTCCTGTTCTCGAAAATTTAACGTTGTATCACATCCGTGAACTAAAGGTTCTCGATCTCAGAAAATCCCTACTTCTGAGAACATTAGAAGTAAAACGTAACGGGTGGGTTCAGGGGCTAACGCAGATTGTGGCACCACATGTCCATTGTCTCAAATTGTTAAACTCTCAGTTGCCATGTACTTTGGTTGATGTCTCTTCTTTAACCAAAGCTAAACTGGACATTTGTCATGTCTCAATGAACCCTCACTTAACGGCTGATTTTCTTCAAGTCATGGCGCTAAAGATGTTAGAAAAGTTCCAGAACGCAGAGAAGCTTTCCTTTGGGGGAAACTTTATTCTG ATTTTATCTCTTGCTGAGATTCGTGGTGTTCCTTTCCCGATGCTCAAGGTCAAATCATTGATTCTTGATACAGTGATCTGTCAGTATGTTATTCCTGGTATAGAAAGGTTGTTACCACTACAAGAAATATCGGTATTAATAGCACCCGGAAAACGCTATCATATCGTTTTCATAGCGTTTCGAAGAACGCCGTGA
- the LOC103869806 gene encoding putative F-box/LRR-repeat protein At3g18150: MADTSAEGFLLLVDYKFPDFFYNSSYFKQLNIYSHTIVPFKCTVSWTSLHKLSLSCCSLSDESMARILSGCPVLENLTLYHCGKLKVLDLSKSLRLKTLAVDRNVMVPEGPTKIVAPHIHYLRLLDSRPSCTLVDVASLTEAKLDVCYALSTSFFKSKADFLEDMVLKMLEKLQNAEKLTFGGNFAKILSLVEIRGVSFPMLKVKSLILDTLIYQYVIPGIQRLLQNSPDLEKLIIRGRTCSTIPVYYHTTSFACYHLVKYIQEVF, encoded by the exons ATGGCGGATACCTCAGCTGAGG GATtcctattattagtagattataAGTTTCCAGATTTCTTCTACAACAGTTCTTATTTCAAGCAACTCAACATCTATTCTCATACGATTGTTCCTTTCAAGTGCACTGTCTCTTGGACTTCTTTGCACAAGTTATCCTTGAGTTGTTGTAGTCTCTCAGATGAATCCATGGCCAGGATTCTATCCGGTTGTCCCGTTCTCGAAAACTTAACGTTGTATCACTGCGGTAAACTAAAGGTTCTTGATCTCAGCAAATCCTTACGTCTGAAAACACTAGCTGTAGACCGTAACGTGATGGTTCCGGAGGGGCCAACGAAGATTGTGGCACCACACATCCATTATCTCAGATTGTTAGACTCTCGGCCATCATGTACTTTGGTTGATGTCGCTTCTTTAACCGAAGCTAAACTGGACGTTTGCTATGCCCTAAGTACCTCTTTCTTCAAGTCCAAGGCTGATTTTCTCGAAGACATGGTGCTAAAAATGCTAGAAAAGTTACAAAACGCTGAGAAGCTTACATTTGGTGGAAACTTTGCTAAG ATTTTATCTCTTGTTGAGATTCGTGGTGTTTCTTTCCCGATGCTCAAGGTCAAATCACTGATTCTTGATACATTGATCTATCAGTATGTTATTCCTGGTATACAAAGGCTGTTACAAAACTCACCTGATTTAGAGAAGCTAATAATACGTGGAAGGACTTGCAGCACCATACCGGTATATTACCATACAACCTCTTTTGCTTGCTATCATTTAGTCAAATATATTCAAGAAGTGTTTTGA
- the LOC103869807 gene encoding probable F-box protein At1g60180 yields MGDDRKIKGAVDRINNLPDVILQHILCFVPTTKVAISTSLLSRRWRHLWCEVPSISLDVDTLTAASVNETLTRYTAPMTKSFHLILENITENIPYIDRLIKFAMSHNFENLSLDLCSSYEEFKLPDFFYSSDSFKQLKIYSHKIVPYCTVSWTSLQKLSLRFCRLSDESMSKIISGCPVLENLTLYDCYKLKVLDLSKSLRLRTLLVHRNMGAEGPRQIVAPHIHCLRLLHSQSSCTLVDVASLTEAKLDICYALSNPNFKFKAEPLQVMVLKNLEKLQNAEKLTFGGNFVKILSLAEICGVPFPILKVKSLTLDTVICKYVIPGIERLLQNSPDLEKLIVRGKIYNSMPGEHLDQYLKLKSLSPDQCWKSKDGFSWNKSRLNVQPKHVTSFMELVLKNTEKLDKIVVLLDERYLTFKIEYVIPTLPHNSNVTIVLSSTNKPMASEEW; encoded by the exons ATGGGCGACGACAGGAAGATCAAAGGAGCTGTAGACAGGATCAACAACTTACCAGATGTGATCCTCCAACACATACTCTGCTTTGTTCCGACCACCAAAGTAGCCATCAGTACTTCCCTCTTGTCTAGACGATGGAGGCATTTATGGTGCGAGGTACCTTCTATCTCCTTAGATGTGGATACACTGACGGCAGCTTCTGTAAACGAAACCCTAACTCGATATACAGCTCCCATGACGAAGAGTTTTCATCTCATTTTAGAAAACATAACGGAGAACATACCATACATCGACAGGTTGATCAAGTTCGCCATGTCACACAACTTTGAGAATCTTTCCCTGGATTTATGTTCTTCTTATGAAGAGTTTAAGCTTCCTGATTTCTTCTACAGTAGTGATTCTTTCAAGCAACTCAAAATCTATTCTCATAAGATTGTTCCCTACTGCACTGTGTCTTGGACATCGTTGCAGAAGTTATCCTTGAGATTCTGTAGACTCTCTGATGAATCTATGTCTAAGATTATATCCGGTTGTCCTGTTCTTGAAAACTTAACATTGTATGACTGCTATAAACTAAAGGTTCTTGATCTCAGCAAATCCCTACGTTTGAGAACATTATTAGTACACCGTAACATGGGGGCTGAGGGTCCAAGGCAGATTGTGGCACCACATATCCACTGTCTCAGATTGTTGCACTCGCAGTCATCGTGTACTTTGGTTGATGTCGCTTCTTTAACCGAAGCTAAGCTGGACATTTGCTATGCCCTAAGTAACCCTAACTTCAAGTTCAAGGCTGAACCTCTCCAAGTCATGGTGCTAAAAAATCTAGAGAAGTTACAAAACGCAGAGAAGCTTACGTTTGGTGGAAACTTTGTTAAG ATTTTATCTCTGGCTGAGATTTGTGGTGTTCCTTTCCCTATTCTCAAGGTCAAATCATTGACTCTTGATACTGTGATCTGTAAGTATGTTATTCCTGGTATAGAAAGGTTGTTACAAAACTCACCTGATTTAGAGAAGCTAATAGTACGTGGAAAGATTTACAACTCGATGCCG GGGGAGCATCTTGACCAATACTTGAAACTAAAGTCCTTGAGTCCGGATCAATGCTGGAAGTCAAAAGATGGTTTCTCTTGGAATAAGTCTCGTTTGAATGTACAACCAAAGCATGTAACTTCATTCATGGAACTCGTGCTTAAGAACACAGAGAAACTAGACAAGATTGTCGTACTGCTGGATGAACGTTACCTTACGTTTAAAATTGAATACGTGATTCCAACGCTTCCTCACAACAGCAATGTTACCATTGTGCTCTCCTCCACCAACAAGCCTATGGCATCAGAGGAGTGGTGA
- the LOC103869606 gene encoding target of rapamycin complex subunit LST8-1 isoform X1, translated as MSQPCVVLATASYDHTIRFWEAESGRCYRTIQYPDSHVNRLEITPDKRHLAAACNPHIRLFDVNSNSPQPVMTYDSHTNNVMAVGFQCDGKWMYSGSEDGTVKIWDLRAPGCQREYESVAAVNTVVLHPNQTELISGDQNGNIRVWDLRANSCSCELVPEVDTPVRSLTVMWDGTMVVAANNRGTCYVWRLLRGKQTMTEFEPLHKLQAHNGHILKCLLSPANKYLATASSDKTVKIWNVDGFKLEKILTGELPQVFVDKLFSFSIALLHSHQPYLTGHQRWVWDCVFSVDGEFLVTASSDMTARLWSMPAGKEVKVYQGHHKATVCCALHD; from the exons ATGAGTCAGCCATGTGTAGTTCTCGCAACAGCGAGCTACGATCACACGATCCGATTCTGGGAAGCCGAGAGCGGTCGGTGTTACCGTACCATTCAGTATCCTGACTCG CATGTGAATAGGCTGGAGATAACCCCAGATAAGCGTCATCTGGCAGCAGCTTGTAATCCTCATATACGTCTCTTTGATGTCAATTCCAACAGCCCTCAACCT GTGATGACTTATGATTCACACACCAACAATGTTATGGCAGTGGGGTTCCAGTGTGATGGGAAATGGATGTATTCTGGATCAGAGGATGGTACTGTTAAAATCTGGGACTTGAG GGCTCCAGGTTGCCAAAGAGAGTATGAGAGTGTTGCCGCTGTTAACACTGTTGTTTTACACCCAAATCAG ACTGAGTTGATATCTGGAGACCAAAACGGCAATATACGTGTATGGGATCTCAGAGCAAATTCGTGTAGCTGTGAACTG GTACCAGAAGTTGATACACCTGTACGCTCTCTAACGGTTATGTGGGATGGGACTATGGTTGTTGCTGCTAACAACCGTGGAACATGTTATGTTTGGCGCTTGTTGCGCGGAAAACAG ACGATGACAGAGTTTGAGCCACTTCATAAGCTGCAAGCTCATAACGGCCACATCCTTAAATGCTTACTCTCTCCTGCAAACAA ATATCTAGCGACTGCATCATCTGATAAAACTGTCAAAATATGGAACGTCGATGGTTTCAAACTAGAGAAAATTTTAACAGGTGAGCTCCCCCAAGTTTTTGTAGATAAACTTTTCTCATTCTCCATTGCTCTCTTACACTCTCATCAACCTTATCTAACAGGACACCAAAGATGGGTATGGGACTGCGTCTTCTCAGTGGATGGAGAGTTTCTTGTAACAG CATCATCGGACATGACGGCTAGGTTGTGGTCTATGCCAGCGGGAAAAGAAGTCAAGGTGTACCAAGGTCATCACAAAGCCACCGTGTGTTGTGCCCTCCAtgattaa
- the LOC103869606 gene encoding target of rapamycin complex subunit LST8-1 isoform X2, giving the protein MSQPCVVLATASYDHTIRFWEAESGRCYRTIQYPDSHVNRLEITPDKRHLAAACNPHIRLFDVNSNSPQPVMTYDSHTNNVMAVGFQCDGKWMYSGSEDGTVKIWDLRAPGCQREYESVAAVNTVVLHPNQTELISGDQNGNIRVWDLRANSCSCELVPEVDTPVRSLTVMWDGTMVVAANNRGTCYVWRLLRGKQTMTEFEPLHKLQAHNGHILKCLLSPANKYLATASSDKTVKIWNVDGFKLEKILTGHQRWVWDCVFSVDGEFLVTASSDMTARLWSMPAGKEVKVYQGHHKATVCCALHD; this is encoded by the exons ATGAGTCAGCCATGTGTAGTTCTCGCAACAGCGAGCTACGATCACACGATCCGATTCTGGGAAGCCGAGAGCGGTCGGTGTTACCGTACCATTCAGTATCCTGACTCG CATGTGAATAGGCTGGAGATAACCCCAGATAAGCGTCATCTGGCAGCAGCTTGTAATCCTCATATACGTCTCTTTGATGTCAATTCCAACAGCCCTCAACCT GTGATGACTTATGATTCACACACCAACAATGTTATGGCAGTGGGGTTCCAGTGTGATGGGAAATGGATGTATTCTGGATCAGAGGATGGTACTGTTAAAATCTGGGACTTGAG GGCTCCAGGTTGCCAAAGAGAGTATGAGAGTGTTGCCGCTGTTAACACTGTTGTTTTACACCCAAATCAG ACTGAGTTGATATCTGGAGACCAAAACGGCAATATACGTGTATGGGATCTCAGAGCAAATTCGTGTAGCTGTGAACTG GTACCAGAAGTTGATACACCTGTACGCTCTCTAACGGTTATGTGGGATGGGACTATGGTTGTTGCTGCTAACAACCGTGGAACATGTTATGTTTGGCGCTTGTTGCGCGGAAAACAG ACGATGACAGAGTTTGAGCCACTTCATAAGCTGCAAGCTCATAACGGCCACATCCTTAAATGCTTACTCTCTCCTGCAAACAA ATATCTAGCGACTGCATCATCTGATAAAACTGTCAAAATATGGAACGTCGATGGTTTCAAACTAGAGAAAATTTTAACAG GACACCAAAGATGGGTATGGGACTGCGTCTTCTCAGTGGATGGAGAGTTTCTTGTAACAG CATCATCGGACATGACGGCTAGGTTGTGGTCTATGCCAGCGGGAAAAGAAGTCAAGGTGTACCAAGGTCATCACAAAGCCACCGTGTGTTGTGCCCTCCAtgattaa
- the LOC103869608 gene encoding receptor for activated C kinase 1C, which translates to MAEGLVLKGTMRAHTDMVTAIATPIDNSDIIVTSSRDKSIILWKLTKDDKSYGVAQRRLTGHSHFVEDVVLSSDGQFALSGSWDGELRLWDLATGVSTRRFVGHTKDVLSVAFSVDNRQIVSASRDRTIKLWNTLGECKYTISEADGHKDWISCVRFSPNTLVPTIVSASWDKTVKVWNLQNCKLKSSLAGHSGYLNTVAVSPDGSLCASGGKDGVILLWDLAEGKKLYSLEGGSIIHSLCFSPNRYWLCAATESSIKIWDLESKTVVDELKVDLKAEAEKDGGAGTGNQKKVNYCTSLNWSADGSTLFSGYTDGVVRVWGIGRY; encoded by the exons ATGGCCGAGGGACTCGTACTGAAAGGCACAATGCGCGCCCACACCGACATGGTCACCGCCATCGCCACGCCGATCGACAACTCCGACATCATCGTCACCTCCTCCCGCGACAAATCCATCATCCTCTGGAAGCTCACCAAGGACGACAAGTCCTACGGCGTCGCCCAGCGTCGTCTCACAGGCCACTCCCACTTCGTCGAAGACGTGGTCCTCTCCTCCGACGGCCAGTTCGCTCTCTCCGGAAGCTGGGACGGCGAGCTCCGTCTCTGGGACCTAGCCACCGGCGTCTCCACCCGCAGATTCGTGGGACACACGAAAGACGTCCTCTCCGTGGCCTTCTCCGTCGACAACCGTCAGATCGTGTCGGCCTCTCGTGACCGTACGATCAAGCTCTGGAACACGCTTGGTGAGTGTAAGTACACGATCTCTGAAGCCGATGGGCATAAGGATTGGATTAGCTGTGTTAGGTTTAGCCCCAACACGCTTGTCCCCACCATTGTGTCAGCTTCGTGGGATAAGACTGTGAAAGTGTGGAATCTTCAGAACTGTAAGCTGAAGAGCTCTCTCGCTGGGCACTCGGGTTACCTCAACACTGTGGCTGTGTCGCCTGATGGTTCGTTGTGTGCGAGTGGTGGGAAAGATGGTGTGATCTTGTTGTGGGATTTGGCTGAGGGGAAGAAGTTGTACTCGCTTGAGGGGGGTTCGATTATTCACTCGCTTTGCTTTAGTCCGAATAGGTACTGGCTGTGTGCTGCGACTGAGAGCAGTATCAAGATCTGGGATCTTGAGAGTAAGACTGTTGTTGATGAGTTGAAGGTTGACCTTAAGGCGGAGGCTGAGAAGGATGGTGGTGCCGGAACTGGTAACCAGAAGAAG GTGAACTACTGCACAAGCTTGAACTGGAGCGCAGATGGAAGCACACTGTTCAGTGGTTACACTGATGGAGTTGTCAGGGTCTGGGGCATTGGTCGTTACTAG